The following are from one region of the Paenibacillus sp. KS-LC4 genome:
- a CDS encoding phage holin family protein, with translation MFKQIFSVDLTPDKAIFTAIGAFLAPWVALIYGTDRFIPIVLLITAISLDWITGIAAAHKDGTYSSDYGLRRGAPRTLFLLVLPALANLIDLALNMPGPFFYAITIGLIYHSWQSLTANAFRAGWGKWIPAAILKLIESELKAKVDRTAQREGDDTDANIESGKE, from the coding sequence ATGTTTAAACAGATATTTTCGGTAGATTTGACACCAGACAAGGCGATTTTTACAGCTATAGGCGCTTTTCTAGCACCGTGGGTAGCATTAATTTATGGTACGGATAGGTTCATTCCGATTGTGCTGCTCATTACGGCTATTTCCCTTGATTGGATCACGGGGATTGCTGCAGCTCACAAGGATGGAACCTATTCTTCTGACTACGGCTTACGGAGAGGTGCACCGCGAACGCTATTTCTACTCGTGCTGCCCGCGCTGGCAAATTTGATAGACTTGGCCCTGAACATGCCGGGTCCATTTTTCTACGCAATTACAATTGGGCTCATTTATCATAGCTGGCAGTCTTTAACGGCCAATGCTTTTCGGGCAGGGTGGGGCAAGTGGATTCCAGCTGCTATTCTGAAGCTTATTGAGAGTGAATTAAAAGCGAAAGTGGATAGAACTGCACAACGGGAAGGAGACGATACAGATGCTAACATTGAATCAGGTAAAGAATAA
- a CDS encoding ketopantoate hydroxymethyltransferase, with translation MITPTFKQQVAEFIDSQITKVVLNSGAYEITDFIVKSVSEGVLSLNYLIPDGAVATVTRIELKNAAGTVSDNAVNLPIASDTLMIQTIFVKEE, from the coding sequence GTGATTACGCCAACGTTTAAGCAGCAGGTTGCGGAGTTTATTGATTCGCAAATTACGAAGGTTGTACTCAATAGCGGGGCTTATGAGATTACGGATTTTATAGTGAAGTCGGTCAGCGAAGGCGTACTTAGCCTGAATTATTTGATTCCGGATGGCGCGGTCGCTACCGTCACTCGCATTGAATTGAAAAATGCAGCCGGAACCGTCAGCGACAACGCTGTAAACCTGCCGATTGCATCAGATACACTCATGATTCAAACGATTTTTGTGAAGGAGGAGTAA
- a CDS encoding putative phage tail protein, with amino-acid sequence MTKPVSSYWPELYADIREFIKLAATEDVELELLEQAQLQQLDDGFVMTASLPAIKRRERLLGIQADPNVESIDFRRRRIVNRYSTKPPFTMRYLQERLDFLVGEGRGVASVDVQSFILTVTAAIDDANIFKEVERTVSAIKPANIMYRQQTAIMNGVVLEERIVGVPLVRNTRLGGWRLGVTPFTDREAEVIVK; translated from the coding sequence ATGACTAAGCCGGTTTCATCCTATTGGCCGGAGCTGTATGCGGACATAAGAGAGTTTATCAAGCTCGCCGCTACGGAAGATGTAGAGCTGGAGCTGCTGGAGCAGGCACAGTTGCAGCAACTGGATGATGGGTTCGTCATGACGGCGAGCCTACCTGCTATTAAGCGCAGAGAGCGGTTGCTGGGCATTCAGGCCGATCCGAATGTGGAGAGCATTGATTTTCGCCGGAGACGGATCGTCAATCGTTATTCGACCAAGCCTCCTTTTACGATGCGATATTTGCAGGAGCGGTTGGATTTTCTCGTAGGAGAAGGACGCGGAGTTGCCAGTGTTGATGTGCAAAGCTTCATATTGACGGTAACAGCAGCAATTGACGACGCTAATATTTTTAAAGAGGTGGAGCGCACCGTTTCTGCGATTAAGCCTGCCAATATTATGTATCGGCAGCAGACAGCGATTATGAATGGCGTTGTGCTGGAAGAGAGAATTGTTGGCGTTCCGCTCGTGCGGAATACTAGACTTGGCGGCTGGAGGCTCGGCGTTACACCATTTACAGATAGGGAAGCAGAGGTGATTGTGAAGTGA